One genomic region from Candidatus Poribacteria bacterium encodes:
- a CDS encoding protein-disulfide reductase DsbD family protein, whose protein sequence is MATHTLDMMAYGGMYDQIGGGFHRYSVDAKWLVPHFEKMLYDNAQLAKIYLRAYQLTQEPRYRRVAEEIFGFVFREMTAPEGGFYSALDAETDAEEGKYYVWTADEIQKVLGKKAAERFATVYGVDKGPNFEGKNVLYVPEGPAAEADLKSVASAREELLVARAKREYPLLDTKIIVNWNGLMIDVLAYGYEVLGEERYLAAATKAALFILDTLRKPDGELWHTYTAGVTKQDAYLDDYAFFVKGLIALHRATGEEQWFNAAKTLTDTMIPLFWDGKNGGFYYTKADAKHLIVRTKKPFDSAIPSGNAVAVENLLVFGTDYQNYAERTLRTFAESISQAPSSFMYMLFALNHYLMLEEGTDSETLSLVTTAAEVKTEKGRIFNVALHLKITAGWHVNANPTGQENLIPTTLAVDTDAPVEIVEVAYPKGRSARFEFSDESLNVYEGSLTIPLQVKQKPRTLLDRTVPIILKLTYQPCNETECLLPQTLEVPLKLSNR, encoded by the coding sequence ATGGCGACGCACACGCTGGATATGATGGCTTACGGTGGAATGTATGACCAAATTGGCGGCGGTTTTCACCGGTATTCCGTGGACGCGAAGTGGCTTGTCCCACACTTTGAGAAGATGCTTTACGACAACGCACAATTGGCGAAAATCTATCTCCGCGCCTATCAACTCACACAAGAACCGCGCTATCGACGCGTTGCTGAGGAGATTTTCGGTTTCGTTTTCCGAGAGATGACTGCACCTGAAGGTGGGTTCTATTCAGCATTGGACGCTGAGACGGATGCTGAAGAGGGGAAGTATTACGTCTGGACTGCGGATGAGATTCAGAAGGTTCTCGGTAAGAAAGCGGCGGAACGTTTTGCCACGGTTTACGGTGTGGATAAGGGTCCTAATTTTGAAGGGAAGAACGTTCTCTACGTTCCTGAAGGACCGGCTGCTGAGGCGGATCTGAAGTCGGTAGCATCTGCGCGAGAGGAACTCTTGGTGGCACGCGCGAAACGGGAATATCCGTTGTTGGATACAAAGATTATTGTCAACTGGAACGGTTTGATGATAGATGTCCTCGCTTACGGTTACGAGGTGCTTGGTGAAGAACGCTATCTCGCTGCTGCCACAAAAGCCGCACTGTTTATTCTTGATACGCTGAGAAAGCCTGACGGAGAATTGTGGCATACCTATACCGCTGGTGTTACAAAGCAGGATGCGTATCTTGATGACTATGCCTTTTTTGTTAAAGGTCTGATCGCACTGCATCGGGCTACGGGTGAGGAGCAGTGGTTTAACGCAGCCAAAACACTCACGGATACGATGATTCCACTGTTTTGGGATGGTAAAAATGGAGGTTTCTATTACACGAAAGCAGATGCGAAACACCTGATTGTGCGAACCAAAAAGCCCTTTGACTCCGCGATTCCGTCTGGCAATGCTGTCGCTGTCGAAAATCTTTTGGTGTTCGGGACGGATTATCAGAACTATGCTGAAAGAACGTTGCGGACCTTTGCTGAGTCTATATCGCAGGCACCCTCGTCTTTCATGTATATGCTTTTTGCACTTAATCACTATTTAATGTTAGAAGAAGGGACTGATTCCGAAACGCTATCGCTTGTGACTACAGCTGCTGAAGTTAAAACAGAGAAAGGTAGAATATTCAACGTTGCGCTTCACCTCAAAATCACTGCAGGTTGGCATGTTAACGCGAATCCGACAGGTCAAGAAAACTTAATTCCGACGACCCTTGCAGTGGATACGGATGCACCGGTGGAGATTGTTGAGGTGGCGTATCCCAAAGGTAGATCTGCGCGCTTTGAATTTAGTGATGAGTCTTTGAACGTTTACGAAGGAAGTCTTACAATCCCACTTCAGGTAAAACAAAAACCGAGAACACTCCTTGACAGA